One genomic window of Conger conger chromosome 9, fConCon1.1, whole genome shotgun sequence includes the following:
- the LOC133136643 gene encoding tumor necrosis factor alpha-induced protein 8-like protein 2, protein MEAFNSKDMAMKAQKKILSSMASKSVVQMFIDDTSSEILDELYRVSKEHSGDRPAAQKVVKNLIKVAVKIGVLYRHNRFSADELGLAQDFKKKLHQGAMTTISFHEVDFTFDKAVMVDILTDCRDTLLKLVEKHLTPKSLGRIKHVFNHYADPELLTHLYTPDGPLRPHLTKICNGLNKLVEEGKL, encoded by the exons ATGGAGGCCTTCAACTCCAAAGACATGGCCATGAAGGCCCAGAAGAAGATCCTGAGCTCCATGGCCAGCAAGTCGGTGGTGCAGATGTTCATCGACGACACCAGCAGCGAGATCCTGGACGAGCTCTACCGCGTCTCCAAGGAGCACTCGGGCGACCGGCCCGCGGCCCAGAAGGTGGTGAAGAACCTGATCAAGGTGGCGGTGAAGATCGGCGTGCTCTACCGCCACAACCGCTTCAGTGCCGACGAGCTGGGCCTGGCGCAGGACTTCAAGAAGAAGCTGCACCAGGGCGCCATGACGACCATCAGCTTCCATGAG GTGGACTTCACCTTCGACAAGGCCGTGATGGTGGACATCCTGACCGACTGCCGGGACACTCTGCTCAAGCTGGTGGAGAAGCACCTGACGCCCAAGTCCCTGGGCCGCATCAAGCACGTCTTCAACCACTACGCCGACCCGGAACTGCTGACCCACCTCTACACCCCGGACGGGCCCCTGCGGCCCCACCTCACCAAGATCTGCAACGGCCTCAACAAGCTGGTGGAGGAGGGCAAGTTATGA